A DNA window from Pungitius pungitius chromosome 1, fPunPun2.1, whole genome shotgun sequence contains the following coding sequences:
- the grpel1 gene encoding grpE protein homolog 1, mitochondrial: MASFCVLAVRRSYSRVASPTFRAYPRLLCTATQQKNGNVSGGAEKPEQSAAETLLLEEKSQLEDELKDMTEKYKRALADTENLRTRTQKMIEDAKLYGIQGFCKDLLEVADILEKATESVPKEEVTPQNPHLKNLFDGLVMTEVQIQKVFTKHGLIKLNPDGEKFDPYEHEALFHAPVDGKEPGTVAMVTKVGYKLHGRTLRPALVGVAKAP; encoded by the exons ATGGCGAGTTTTTGCGTGCTGGCGGTGAGACGAAGCTACTCACGTGTAGCTTCACCTACGTTTAG AGCATATCCACGATTGCTTTGCACAGCCACCCAGCAGAAGAATGGCAACGTGTCCGGGGGGGCCGAGAAGCCAGAGCAAAGCGCAGCAGAAACactcctgctggaggagaagagccaGCTGGAGGACGAGCTGAAGGACATGACG GAGAAATACAAGCGGGCGTTAGCAGACACAGAGAACCTCAGAACAAGGACACAGAAGATGATCGAAGATGCTAAATTATATG GAATCCAGGGCTTCTGTAAGGATCTACTGGAGGTAGCCGACATCTTGGAAAAGGCCACAGAGAGTGTGCCCAAGGAGGAGGTGACCCCTCAGAACCCTCACCTGAAGAACCTGTTTGATGGCCTGGTGATGACTGAGGTCCAGATACAGAAGGTCTTCACAAAGCATGGCCTCATCAAGCTCAACCCTGACGGCGAGAAGTTTGACCCCTACGAGCATGAGGCGCTCTTCCACGCACCAGTAGATGGCAAGGAACCTGGCACTGTCGCCATGGTAACAAAAGTGGGTTACAAGCTTCACGGCCGTACCCTCAGGCCAGCATTAGTGGGCGTGGCTAAAGCCCCCTAA